The Vicia villosa cultivar HV-30 ecotype Madison, WI unplaced genomic scaffold, Vvil1.0 ctg.000659F_1_1, whole genome shotgun sequence genome contains the following window.
aatctgaaaatgacaacatgtaagggtgagtctcattctcaattagtaaatattatgcaattcataagcaacaagcatcataatataccattcacccaattatacatattcagattcacatccattattaattcacacaataatagattacaacacatactacagaaatccatacaatcatattatgacaaaatgcatatgacacaactgacactatgcatgtggtaccaataaaccgtggaatcaatccacctaaccgatctacgcctcatcgagatacgacccaccgacacaatttccacacaatgggaaatatgtccaccaacgatccaaacatcaccgggatccaacatcaatgcatatgaatgaatgaaacacatataacatacttaaaacacactaaatcacgatgagcaactcatctcaacaccacatcaccgaataagtatgtacatgttttcaacatcattcaaatagtcatgcatccatcacaatcataataacaaatcacaaccaattcatcatcacatcaaacacattgtcacacctatctcatatgcacacaatgttcaattctcatcaagtaattaaatcgagtttttaaagaaataaggtcggataataccaatattcatcgttcatcatataaaacatttaattacttgcacaacgcccaaaatggcactaagaaatgattcacggatcaaaagatacgttattttgaagtttggaaaattttACACACAGCAAgattcgctcagcggagcaaggcagaagcgaaatccttcagacctccgctcagcggacctcaagcgacgtcaaacaaaAGCTATATATGATATTTACGTGTATGAGTTAAATATGAGTTTAATCTTtacaaaaatactaatttttaatttttcatcttAATTTTCCTTTTAATATGAGTTTAATACCGTTACTCCTAAATTTGAAAAAACAATGCATTTTGTTAtaagtttattagggtttaacgTTCAACTCTCCGAAAAACAGACTGAATGAATCTCCTAACTCCATCTCACTCGCGACTTACTCCCATGAAGTCATTGCCGCCGGCATTCGTTCCCGATGAACTCGTTACAGATGTGTTATCACGTCTTGCATTAAAGCCGCTTATGCGATTCAGATGTGTGCGTAAGTCATGGAATTCACTCATCTCCGATCCCACCTTCGTTAAATTAATCCTTCATAGATCTTCACAATATGATTATTTCACGCTTGTAAGTGCTATTGATTTTAGTGTATCATCCTTCACCTTTTATCCTTTCTTAAAAAACTTTCCAATCAGTTTCACCCTTCCTAAGGAACCTTACTATCAATTAAATAATGCTGTTGGCTGTTGCAATGGATTGCTATGTATGGTAGGCTCTTCTTGGCTTAATGGGAATATTGAGAGCTGGTTTTGCACTTGGAATCCGATCACAAGGACAATGTCACCAAGATTTGGTTCTTTTTACGACGATCTAACTACCCGTTTTAATTTCACTTTTGGTTGTGATAAATCAAACAACACATATAAGGTGGTGACGGTAACGAGAACAAATGTTAGGGTTTTCAGTTTGCTAGATAATGCTTGGAGAGATTTTCAAACTCCTATCGGGGCTCATTATTTTCCAATGACGAAGGTTGTGTATATGAATGGTAGTGTTAATTGGTTAGCGTTTCACCATCACTTTGGTCCTACTGACAAGCCATCTTTGATTATTTCACTTGATTTGGGTACCGAGACACATACTCAGTTCCGGCCTCCTCGGGGTTTGGATATAGGATCATTTGTTACACCAAATCTAAGTGTGTTAAATGgctctctttgtttttctcatgATTTCCAACAAACTCATTTCCTTATATGGAAAATGAAGGAATTTGGAGTTGAAGACTCTTGGCCTCAGTTCCTCAAAATTAGTTATAATAATCTCAAAATAGATTATCCGGTTAATAGATTCAACGTTTGTTTGTTACCGTTATGTTATTCGGAGAAGAATGACACACTATTATTGAAATACGAAGAAGGATCAATTCTCTATTATGGGAAAGATAACACACTAGAGAAAATTAGTGGCCCTTGGTTGTACACTTGCACGAATTATGTTGAAAGTTTGGTATCCTATTGTTGAAAGTAAGTTCTTCTACCACAATGTACTTCTCTCAAATTTATTTACTTGACGGTTTTGATTGTATTGTTGAGTGATTGTGTATAATGGTTTGACAACTTTTGAATCAAATGAATTCATTtcactcttttatttattttatattaaaagatAGATTTTCTTAAGATAACTCTCCTAAAGGATACTCATTTTGTATGAAATTTTCTTTATTTGGATTGTCTTGACAAGTTAAAATGAAATTGAAAGCAGATAGCATGAAACTATTTAATGAGCAATTGCTTCACATATCAATAAACTTTGACAATTTTTTAAAGTTCTAAATTTAAGTATGAAGTTATTTTTTGCTGACTAATATATGTTGAATACTGTTGTTCGGATTTGTTACAGGTTCTTGATTCATTTTGGATTACTTCTATATAAGGAAAATAGACAACTTCAACATGGCCCGAATGCAAGTCGATACCTCTCTGCCAAGCTGACAGGCTAACAACACAAGGCATTTTGTCTGCAAATTCTCAGTCTTAAGtagatgttattttatttttctagagTAGATGTTAGAACAAATTATGCCTTTTTAATTTCAGTTCTCTTTGCATTTCCACAACAGTctatgttttgtttttgtttggtctTTGTACTTGGTATTTACTAATAATGTATatgctttgttttctttcaaaatatagtATATGATTATGATATTTAGTTTGTTGTCATGAAAAGCTGACGTTAAGATTTAATTTGCTTTGGTGCAAAAACAAATACTTTGATGAAGGTTTTGAAATGATTTTTCTCCAAAAGTTAGAATCAGTTATCTGTTTGATAAATCCAGAGCCGGCCCTAGGGGTAGGCAAACTAGGCCTTTGCCTAGGGTCtctaaatttcaatttttttaaacccTTATATTCAATGGCAGTTTGTTGTAAAAAGACACTTCAGTAACATTCAATCGTCATTATTTGTGTTACTATTTTGGCCTTTCTCAATAAAGTGGTAATAAATAAGTTTAATATACTATTTTTAATTCTATTGCATCTCTCTGCTGTAATTATTTGGCTTACTAGTATTATTTTATATCATCAATTTGAATAAATCTATCaactattaattgtattatttcataatattaatttatataaatctcCTATATCCATTATTTGTATTTTTGATGTCAATAAATTTATCTATTACTTTGTATAAAATATTATTCTTAAAGTCATAATGTCAAAAAAATTGATATCTTCCACGCATATTTATATGAAAGTATTATTcgtaaacaaaaataatttaatgaaattattatcaaaaacattataaaattttcaaaattcattTTAAACTCATATATAATATACTAAAACAATATTTCATTCTATAGCATATTTGAACATTGTAATAgtactttttattttatgtttaataataatatataaaaatctactgatattgaaattaaaatatttttatctagGTCATTCAAATATACTGGCAAATAGAATTGAATGGTTTAAGGATAATTATCCAAATACTAAAATAATAcaacaattaatataaattttaaaaaatgtgagGCATTAAGAGAATAGAAGCAACTCTTAGATTTGAAACTTTTATCCACCAATCAACTCTAATTATATAAATAGacttgattattttaaaaatatctaattgtgttatgaataatagtaaatagatgtggatgttcattttccccaatctttctaaattccttaactcctataaattaagttcctaacctttgtgtattccttgagttaatggttgttattggtcatgtactataaatatggatcatgtTGCAATGTTAAGGTAacttgaaagatgataatacaatattactttttctcttcttttctctcattcatctctccttcatctatattgttttggttaattttataacacgttatcagcacgatactctacaacgcgagtaatgatatagccaggttctacgttttttcctaatcttaatatatttgaaccaatataatataactcatgatttcagctgttcatttccctccccctaatattgggaaaattaatttatcaagtgataatcagcctactgggctacaatcaagtatttgattatttgctcaaattatatcctcaaaattgagattcatattaattatatttttacaaTATTCTTtcgtgactcatcttaatgtattatattggagcaattgaaatatacacaacacatccaaatgttcacttagatgagaaatattagaataaattagggaggactaagatatagtatcttgttggcttaatgcgaataaatatcttaatatcatactttgggtgtttcaaatatataatttagaattgatgatctcataagtatcaaccatataattaaatttagacgtctaaagaatggatcttcgggtccattttctttttatgaacatatattacatgatattcaatatcaattttaataatatatgtgatacttatacagaaatttctaaaaaatccagaaaacaagatcttagtctaattagttgagaaaataatttcacaaacttctggttgtgagtagagacatatgcatgatagtttagtcgatgcaacaattaatgtcataaaaacgtaatttctcaaatttttattttcctttagaaacacacaaatattgactggattgaataaacttctggttcttcaatataaattattcgcatcatattatatccgagatgacccaatcGGTTTTATCAACGACaaatttaagtgtaatttgtaaactactggtttacaatgacatgtgcttcaattgtactaatataagtgtagtacaagcccgggaaaaaacggtagcttttctattacacattttttgtccaaattgtgttgtgtaatacaaagatattcgatacctccaatataagtcaaaaccaatataatagtatctccgtattaaacactttaatcaaacacattcatatgaacatattatcatataattatcaaacaattaccccttataaaattaaacatatttaatcatacaatattatatcactaaaattatatcatcatataattaattttttttactatccttcagggatggataagttcttcaagaactataaaaataatttatttttctatccttcagggatgcttgataagttcttcaggaactatatgaaaaatttgttataaacaataatctataaaaaaatatgaCCATCCTTCTgagatgcgttaaaattatttgtgtcatttttctggaatgacaatcttttaatgagcatattacaaattatgaattttttgatcaatacaaaaaaaaaattatgagatccttctgggattcaataatattatagatgcgcCCTTTTAAATgtgattgaacgttgaattcttctggaattcatcaattatttataaacacaatattcgattaaactcaatctttgaataataatttggagatagtttaataataataatctttagttctacaaatatcacatcacaaactatttccataaacaacggtcaagaaaaattattctttgtgcaatccttcagggatgcttgaatattaaattaacacttttatgtgttaaaattcaattccGGGAAAACATATAGAAATAAAttattgtcttgatcctcgtacaaatcaatatgaaccaaaagttcaaaatattattcatttgcaaagtttatgaaataaattatcagctgataatactccactcaaagtggatttcctattggataatataatattgcaaatgagttgtagctgcgcctgaagcgtggtatgaaagtcggttccaatgtttaaaatcctctactaagaaaagaaactaaagatgacccaagtgaggatatgaaaatgctaagaacactttgatctaatttaattttcagttccagaaaaacaaatcaagtacttgaaatatgaaataaagagatctcgataaattatgtcatggatgaaatggaatggaaccggatttgagataactaaataaagtcaatattgacaatgtctttgtatacaatataacgctaaaagtgatcaatgataacgaggatcatgagtcaaagtctattaaagattagagactaagtgagaattggccaaaataaatatattcaattgaataagaattaaactcactttac
Protein-coding sequences here:
- the LOC131630224 gene encoding F-box/kelch-repeat protein At3g23880-like, which encodes MKSLPPAFVPDELVTDVLSRLALKPLMRFRCVRKSWNSLISDPTFVKLILHRSSQYDYFTLVSAIDFSVSSFTFYPFLKNFPISFTLPKEPYYQLNNAVGCCNGLLCMVGSSWLNGNIESWFCTWNPITRTMSPRFGSFYDDLTTRFNFTFGCDKSNNTYKVVTVTRTNVRVFSLLDNAWRDFQTPIGAHYFPMTKVVYMNGSVNWLAFHHHFGPTDKPSLIISLDLGTETHTQFRPPRGLDIGSFVTPNLSVLNGSLCFSHDFQQTHFLIWKMKEFGVEDSWPQFLKISYNNLKIDYPVNRFNVCLLPLCYSEKNDTLLLKYEEGSILYYGKDNTLEKISGPWLYTCTNYVESLVSYC